A single genomic interval of Deltaproteobacteria bacterium harbors:
- a CDS encoding flagellar hook protein FlgE encodes MSVIRTMYTGVSGLSSNAEAISTTGDNITNANTIGFKRSRSNFEDVLARSVGGGAGDVGIGTRIANVQKMLTQGAMLGTGQATDLAMKGDGFFVVKGNVGGVAGQFYTRAGQFVIDKDGYLVNQQGLRMQGYGVDAQGNLRRQVSDVQIPTAQIPPGATSQVSLVANLASSATTPTTAFSAANASAGSNFSTQVTVYDSLGQAHAVNVYFRREAGAGAWSWHAVSDGADLTGGTAGTPQEIATGTLAFDTQGRLQSAATTSSAFNFVNAVQGQAITFNFGDPIGSGGTGLRGMTSYASPSATTFIDQNGYASGSLAGISIGSDGIISGVFSNGLKRTVGQVLVADFQAPEEMQRIGGNLWTETAQSGQAMVGEPGSGGRGGIVSGALEQSNVDLAQEFVDMITYQRGFQASSRTITTADEMYQEVLSLKR; translated from the coding sequence ATGTCAGTGATCCGAACCATGTACACCGGCGTGAGTGGGCTGTCGTCGAACGCGGAAGCGATCTCGACGACCGGCGACAACATCACCAACGCCAACACCATCGGGTTCAAGCGTTCGCGCTCGAACTTCGAGGATGTGCTCGCGCGCTCCGTCGGTGGAGGGGCGGGGGACGTGGGGATCGGGACGCGCATCGCGAACGTGCAGAAGATGCTGACCCAGGGGGCGATGCTCGGCACCGGGCAGGCCACGGACCTGGCCATGAAGGGCGACGGCTTCTTCGTGGTGAAGGGCAACGTCGGCGGCGTGGCGGGGCAGTTCTACACCCGCGCGGGCCAGTTTGTGATCGACAAGGACGGCTACCTGGTGAACCAGCAGGGGCTGCGCATGCAGGGCTACGGCGTGGACGCGCAGGGGAACCTCCGGCGGCAGGTCTCGGACGTGCAGATCCCGACGGCGCAGATCCCGCCGGGCGCGACCTCGCAGGTCAGTCTGGTGGCGAACCTGGCTTCGTCGGCGACCACGCCCACGACGGCCTTCTCCGCGGCGAACGCCTCGGCGGGGAGCAACTTCTCCACGCAGGTGACGGTCTACGACTCGCTCGGGCAGGCGCACGCGGTGAACGTGTACTTCCGACGCGAGGCAGGCGCGGGGGCCTGGAGCTGGCACGCTGTCTCCGACGGGGCCGACCTGACCGGAGGGACGGCCGGGACGCCGCAGGAGATCGCCACGGGCACGCTGGCCTTCGACACGCAGGGGCGGCTGCAGTCCGCCGCCACGACCTCGAGCGCCTTCAACTTCGTCAACGCCGTGCAGGGCCAGGCCATCACCTTCAACTTCGGGGACCCGATCGGCAGCGGCGGCACGGGGCTGCGCGGCATGACCAGCTACGCCTCCCCGTCGGCCACCACCTTCATCGACCAGAACGGGTACGCGAGCGGCTCGCTGGCGGGGATCAGCATCGGCTCTGACGGCATCATCAGCGGCGTGTTCAGCAACGGGCTGAAGCGCACCGTGGGTCAGGTGCTGGTGGCGGACTTCCAGGCTCCGGAGGAGATGCAGCGGATCGGCGGCAACCTCTGGACCGAGACGGCCCAGTCGGGTCAGGCCATGGTGGGAGAGCCGGGCTCCGGCGGACGCGGCGGCATCGTGTCGGGCGCGCTCGAGCAGTCGAACGTGGACCTCGCGCAGGAGTTCGTGGACATGATCACCTACCAGCGCGGTTTCCAGGCCAGCTCGCGCACCATCACCACCGCCGACGAGATGTACCAGGAAGTCCTGAGCCTCAAGCGGTAA
- a CDS encoding flagellar FliJ family protein — protein MTRWDRLIRQRQRQRDEAAQKLATEQRRLAELEAAQAQAVEENRDALRGGAGGRALTVTDLERLDLTRRMTEQAATTQRTAVGTAKDDALKRQKELKQIEVVQEKGEARERVELRRKEQRALDEVGRGTRKPDKGLLLLVPLFAAGVLGGCEAWAADEGASKKAHAADKQGVAAATDGPCQDLKACGAEVRELRRRVEQALGELRGVRERLARQPSGADATAKAAAAAEASRGGSSSDLVQVVRRMSVRPAGAMLAEMDAGRAAWVLRRLPADHTARLLAALPAEKAAAVGERLMARPARSGEGSKGSGASADADEDDTPAKATSKEGPDADSKSR, from the coding sequence ATGACGCGCTGGGACCGGTTGATCCGGCAGCGACAGCGGCAACGCGACGAGGCGGCGCAGAAGCTGGCCACGGAGCAGCGGCGGCTCGCGGAGCTCGAGGCGGCGCAGGCGCAGGCGGTCGAGGAGAACCGGGACGCGCTGCGTGGCGGCGCGGGCGGACGGGCTCTGACCGTGACCGACCTCGAGCGGCTGGACCTCACGCGGCGCATGACCGAGCAGGCGGCGACCACGCAGCGGACGGCCGTCGGGACAGCCAAGGATGACGCGCTCAAGCGGCAGAAGGAGCTCAAACAGATCGAGGTGGTGCAGGAGAAGGGCGAGGCGCGGGAGCGGGTCGAGCTGCGTCGGAAGGAGCAGCGCGCGCTGGACGAGGTGGGGCGGGGCACGCGGAAGCCGGACAAGGGCCTCCTCCTGCTCGTGCCGCTCTTCGCCGCCGGGGTGCTCGGTGGGTGCGAGGCCTGGGCCGCCGACGAGGGCGCGAGCAAGAAGGCGCACGCCGCGGACAAGCAGGGCGTGGCGGCCGCGACCGACGGACCTTGCCAGGATCTGAAGGCCTGCGGGGCCGAGGTGCGCGAGCTGCGGCGACGGGTGGAGCAGGCGCTCGGAGAGCTGCGTGGGGTGCGCGAGCGTCTGGCGCGGCAGCCGAGCGGAGCGGACGCGACCGCCAAGGCCGCGGCAGCCGCGGAGGCTTCGCGCGGCGGGTCGTCGTCGGACCTCGTGCAGGTCGTGCGGCGCATGAGCGTGCGCCCGGCGGGGGCCATGCTGGCCGAGATGGACGCGGGGCGGGCGGCGTGGGTGCTGCGGCGCCTGCCGGCGGACCACACGGCGCGGCTCTTGGCGGCGCTCCCGGCCGAGAAGGCGGCGGCCGTCGGAGAGCGGCTGATGGCGCGGCCGGCCCGGAGCGGTGAGGGAAGCAAGGGGAGCGGCGCGAGCGCGGACGCCGATGAGGACGACACCCCGGCCAAGGCCACGTCGAAGGAGGGACCGGATGCAGACTCCAAGAGTCGGTGA
- a CDS encoding flagellar hook-length control protein FliK, giving the protein MQTPRVGDALLRPVLAAAVTKPRDAGVASFESVLQQQGSASEGDEGAVTVELELESGEGAAITVEVGCDAHEQFDEATVRHLARILWQSSARGVKRLVLRLRPDHLGELTLVLTVKGKQLFVEARSARSDTLRLLAAAQGALAEALARWGVELAALRLESDDEERTSSEAADLVGGAAPRREGLSELTVGVAVPPRSFMEVIA; this is encoded by the coding sequence ATGCAGACTCCAAGAGTCGGTGACGCGCTGCTCCGGCCGGTCCTCGCCGCGGCGGTCACGAAGCCGCGCGACGCGGGGGTCGCGAGCTTCGAGAGCGTGCTCCAGCAGCAAGGGAGCGCCTCCGAGGGGGACGAGGGAGCCGTGACGGTGGAGCTCGAGCTGGAGTCCGGCGAGGGCGCGGCGATCACGGTCGAGGTCGGGTGCGACGCGCACGAGCAGTTCGACGAGGCCACCGTCCGCCACCTGGCGCGCATCCTCTGGCAGAGCAGCGCGCGCGGCGTGAAGCGCCTGGTGCTGCGTCTCCGGCCGGATCATCTGGGCGAGCTGACGCTGGTGCTCACGGTCAAGGGGAAGCAGCTCTTCGTCGAGGCTCGCAGCGCGCGGAGCGACACGCTTCGCCTGCTCGCGGCGGCGCAGGGGGCGCTGGCCGAGGCGCTCGCGCGCTGGGGGGTCGAGCTCGCGGCGCTTCGTCTCGAGAGCGACGACGAGGAGCGCACGTCCTCCGAGGCGGCCGACCTCGTCGGTGGCGCTGCCCCGCGGCGGGAGGGTCTGTCCGAGCTCACGGTAGGGGTGGCCGTTCCACCTCGCAGCTTCATGGAGGTCATTGCCTGA
- the fliF gene encoding flagellar M-ring protein FliF, whose protein sequence is MPAPLKKLLEQLKKVYLGMSRAARVSAAVVILAAVLGLSYLVGADHTSYSTLFTGLAVEDAGRITEELKKSRVPFRIEGDGATVLVPHDKVHELRLSLAGQGLPRGGGVGFEIFDNQKFGVSDFAQQINYRRALQGELERTIGQLDAVKNARVHVAMPNQQLFARRARPVSASVTLRLHAGRTLSPSTVKAVVHLVSSSVAGLNAESVTVVDAAGTMLWGGSKGALAGTGGPLEYKQNLETSLEQRVSELLDATLGRGHSVVKVTAEVALAQVEQTDEQYDGDKSAVRSESSSEEKEATSGAQAGGVPGVKGNLAGGPAPTAGAPAPTTGETKAGMSRKQVTRNFEITKTVRRRVSPAGELQRVSVAVLVDSRTVQGKGQKKAEGVTTADLQGLEQVVKQAVGFSATRGDVVTLKAIPFTDVQPVEKEPETLPLVQLLRKNPLYAAVGGGALLLVVVVFFLLLRGRKPARAPAVLQLPATVKELEATAQALPGGAGQTLQLGAGDLPTFPGTGTSQGRQLALAAAEHEAARTAQVLRAWIAGG, encoded by the coding sequence ATGCCGGCACCCCTCAAGAAACTGCTCGAGCAGCTCAAGAAGGTCTACCTCGGCATGTCGCGCGCGGCGCGCGTGTCGGCGGCGGTGGTGATCCTCGCGGCGGTCCTCGGGCTCAGCTATCTCGTCGGGGCCGACCACACCAGCTACTCGACCCTCTTCACCGGGCTGGCCGTCGAGGACGCCGGGCGGATCACCGAGGAGCTGAAGAAGAGCCGCGTGCCCTTTCGCATCGAGGGGGACGGCGCCACGGTGCTCGTGCCCCACGACAAGGTCCACGAGCTGCGCCTCAGCCTCGCCGGTCAGGGGCTGCCGCGCGGGGGCGGCGTGGGCTTCGAGATCTTCGACAACCAGAAGTTCGGCGTGAGCGACTTCGCGCAGCAGATCAATTACCGCCGCGCGCTGCAGGGCGAGCTCGAGCGCACGATCGGACAGCTCGACGCGGTGAAGAACGCTCGCGTGCACGTCGCGATGCCGAACCAGCAGCTCTTCGCGCGCCGCGCGCGCCCCGTCTCGGCCTCGGTGACGCTGCGCCTGCACGCCGGCCGGACGCTCTCCCCCTCGACGGTGAAGGCCGTGGTGCACCTCGTCTCGTCGAGCGTGGCGGGCCTCAACGCCGAGTCGGTGACGGTGGTGGATGCGGCGGGAACCATGCTCTGGGGCGGCTCCAAGGGCGCGCTGGCGGGGACCGGCGGACCGCTCGAGTACAAACAGAACCTCGAGACGAGCCTCGAGCAGCGGGTGAGCGAGCTGCTCGACGCGACGCTCGGCCGCGGCCACTCGGTGGTCAAGGTGACGGCCGAGGTGGCGCTGGCGCAGGTGGAGCAGACGGACGAGCAGTACGACGGCGACAAGTCGGCCGTGCGCAGCGAGAGTAGCTCCGAGGAGAAGGAGGCCACCTCGGGGGCTCAGGCGGGGGGCGTCCCCGGCGTGAAGGGAAACCTGGCTGGTGGTCCCGCGCCGACGGCGGGGGCTCCCGCACCGACGACGGGCGAGACCAAGGCCGGCATGAGCCGCAAGCAGGTCACGCGCAACTTCGAGATCACCAAGACCGTGCGGCGCCGCGTCTCGCCGGCGGGCGAGCTCCAGCGCGTCTCGGTGGCGGTGCTCGTGGACAGCCGGACGGTGCAGGGGAAGGGCCAGAAGAAGGCGGAGGGGGTGACCACGGCGGACCTCCAGGGCCTCGAGCAGGTGGTGAAGCAGGCGGTCGGGTTCTCTGCGACCCGCGGCGACGTCGTGACGCTGAAGGCGATCCCCTTCACCGACGTGCAGCCGGTGGAGAAAGAGCCGGAGACCCTGCCGCTCGTGCAGCTCCTCAGGAAGAACCCGCTCTACGCGGCGGTCGGGGGCGGAGCGCTGCTCCTCGTGGTGGTCGTGTTCTTCCTCCTGCTCCGCGGCCGGAAGCCGGCGCGGGCCCCCGCGGTGCTCCAGCTCCCGGCCACGGTCAAGGAGCTCGAGGCCACGGCGCAGGCGCTGCCGGGTGGCGCGGGGCAGACGCTGCAGCTCGGCGCGGGGGACCTGCCCACCTTTCCGGGGACGGGGACGTCGCAGGGGCGGCAGCTCGCTCTCGCGGCGGCCGAGCACGAGGCGGCGCGCACGGCCCAGGTGCTCCGGGCCTGGATCGCGGGAGGCTAG
- a CDS encoding HDOD domain-containing protein yields MSLALVEELWFGDHSDEGAEHAAAASMAAVAAQVVGLRPFPIATRRLLGLIAHPEFTMQAVTSVIESDPPLAARVLRTVNSAAYFLPHRVASVGRAVTLLGARTVGDIATAMMVLQMFEDGPGLPARIRQHSSVVAAIARFLALQRGVPAEDVFTCGLLHDVGKLLLLQAKAKDYRALLEGAEKQRDATYLAEREQLGFDHAVLAGQVMQAWGLPPPIPMVVAWHHQPARAYAEGGSVAELVSLVRLADRLSYDLEALPQPDADLLEAVGSDEAASYLRLSPEDLGAMWDDLQVVRLEGQQLAAPGLSAVPSLGFKPRGRRGLSFRRCSQCERRAARAKCKRCARPVCSEHRPAKDARCGECESEFRQQLATLSDRQTATRRLRGAGVAVALLPTLVVMAVFLPPLRWLSPLWGTVLVALLAAPLLVRYQVRRARAAFLAERFTRRDPEEDPSGR; encoded by the coding sequence ATGTCACTCGCGCTCGTAGAAGAACTCTGGTTCGGCGACCACTCGGACGAGGGGGCCGAACACGCCGCGGCAGCCAGCATGGCCGCCGTGGCCGCGCAGGTGGTGGGCTTGCGCCCCTTCCCCATTGCGACGCGCCGCCTCCTCGGGCTGATCGCGCACCCCGAGTTCACGATGCAGGCGGTGACCTCGGTGATCGAGTCGGACCCGCCGCTCGCGGCCCGCGTGCTGCGCACCGTCAACTCCGCCGCCTACTTCCTGCCGCACCGCGTGGCCTCGGTGGGCAGAGCGGTGACGCTCCTCGGGGCGCGAACGGTGGGGGATATCGCCACGGCCATGATGGTGCTGCAGATGTTCGAGGACGGACCCGGCCTGCCGGCGCGCATTCGCCAGCACTCGAGCGTGGTGGCCGCCATCGCCCGGTTTCTCGCCCTGCAGCGCGGCGTGCCGGCGGAGGACGTCTTCACCTGCGGGCTGCTCCACGACGTGGGCAAGCTGCTCCTCCTGCAGGCCAAGGCCAAGGACTACCGGGCGCTGCTCGAAGGGGCGGAGAAGCAGCGGGACGCGACCTACCTCGCGGAGCGCGAGCAGCTGGGCTTCGACCACGCCGTTCTCGCGGGGCAGGTGATGCAGGCCTGGGGGCTCCCGCCGCCGATCCCGATGGTCGTGGCGTGGCACCACCAGCCGGCCCGGGCCTACGCCGAAGGGGGCAGCGTGGCCGAGCTGGTGAGTCTGGTGCGTCTGGCCGACCGGCTGAGCTACGACCTGGAGGCCTTGCCGCAGCCGGACGCCGACCTGCTCGAGGCGGTGGGCAGCGACGAGGCGGCGAGCTATCTGCGGCTCTCGCCCGAGGACCTGGGGGCGATGTGGGACGACCTGCAGGTGGTGCGGCTCGAGGGGCAGCAACTCGCGGCTCCGGGCCTCTCCGCGGTGCCGTCGCTGGGCTTCAAGCCGCGCGGGCGAAGGGGGCTCTCGTTCCGTCGCTGCAGCCAGTGCGAGCGTCGCGCGGCGCGGGCCAAGTGTAAGCGCTGCGCCCGGCCGGTCTGCTCGGAGCATCGCCCGGCGAAGGACGCCCGGTGCGGCGAGTGCGAGTCCGAGTTCCGCCAGCAGCTCGCCACGCTCAGCGACCGGCAGACGGCGACGCGGCGCCTGCGGGGGGCCGGCGTCGCCGTGGCGCTCCTCCCCACGCTGGTGGTGATGGCGGTCTTTCTCCCACCGCTCAGATGGCTCTCGCCCCTGTGGGGCACTGTGCTCGTCGCGCTCCTCGCCGCGCCGCTCCTCGTGCGGTACCAGGTGCGTCGCGCGCGGGCCGCCTTTCTCGCGGAGCGCTTCACCCGGCGAGACCCTGAAGAGGATCCGTCAGGCCGCTGA
- a CDS encoding FliI/YscN family ATPase, producing the protein MDRRPPQLELDLSRLIPQARRAARIFVDGRVTKVVGIMAEAHLAQAAIGDLCHIHTPHGPVPAEVAGFLADRVQLMPLGELRGIGVGARVIRHGGTGRVMVGPELLGRVIDGFGRPIDGRPLPTPQASRDLYARPLSPLEREPVRQPLYLGIRALDGLLTCGRGQRVGIMAGPGVGKTVLLSMIARRAAYDVMVMALVGERGREVNDFVHSFSKSPEFGRMAVVASTSDRPAPERLRAAFLATAVAEYFRDQGLNVLLVMDSLTRVAMAQREVGLAVGEPPTTKGYTPSVFAKLPSLLERAGAKAAGGSITGIYTVLMEGDDMSDPIADAAIAILDGQIVLSRRLAGMGHFPAVDLLKSVSRVMPDVTEPAHWEAARRLRETVSLLADSEDLINIGAYEPGKNPRLDEALQRKGSLFEFLRQGTEEVTPPSETLRWLARLAGMSGGAR; encoded by the coding sequence ATGGACCGCCGTCCCCCGCAGCTCGAGCTCGATCTCTCCCGGCTCATTCCTCAGGCCCGGCGCGCCGCCCGCATCTTCGTGGACGGTCGCGTGACGAAGGTGGTCGGGATCATGGCCGAGGCGCACCTCGCGCAGGCGGCGATCGGCGACCTCTGCCACATCCACACCCCGCACGGCCCGGTTCCGGCGGAGGTGGCGGGCTTTCTGGCCGACCGCGTCCAGCTCATGCCGCTCGGCGAGCTGCGCGGGATCGGGGTGGGCGCGCGCGTGATCCGCCACGGCGGCACGGGGCGCGTGATGGTGGGCCCCGAGCTGCTCGGCCGCGTGATCGACGGCTTCGGCCGACCGATCGACGGCCGACCCCTGCCCACGCCGCAGGCCAGTCGCGACCTCTACGCGCGGCCGCTCTCGCCGCTCGAGCGCGAGCCGGTGCGGCAGCCGCTCTACCTCGGCATTCGCGCGCTGGACGGCCTTCTGACCTGCGGTCGCGGGCAGCGCGTGGGCATCATGGCCGGCCCGGGCGTCGGCAAGACGGTGCTCCTGTCGATGATCGCGCGGCGCGCGGCCTACGACGTGATGGTCATGGCGCTGGTCGGCGAGCGCGGTCGCGAGGTGAACGACTTCGTCCACTCCTTCTCAAAGAGCCCGGAGTTCGGCCGGATGGCGGTGGTGGCCTCGACGTCGGACCGGCCGGCCCCGGAGCGGCTGCGCGCGGCCTTTCTGGCCACGGCGGTGGCGGAGTATTTCCGCGACCAGGGCCTGAACGTGCTCCTCGTGATGGACTCGCTCACCCGCGTGGCCATGGCGCAGCGCGAGGTCGGCCTCGCCGTCGGAGAGCCGCCCACGACGAAGGGGTACACCCCGTCGGTCTTCGCCAAGCTGCCGTCGCTGCTCGAGCGCGCGGGAGCCAAGGCCGCGGGCGGGTCGATCACGGGTATCTACACCGTGCTCATGGAGGGGGACGACATGTCGGACCCGATCGCCGACGCGGCGATCGCGATCCTGGACGGGCAGATCGTGCTCTCTCGCCGCCTGGCCGGCATGGGGCACTTCCCGGCGGTGGACCTGCTCAAGAGCGTGAGCCGCGTGATGCCCGACGTGACGGAGCCGGCCCACTGGGAGGCGGCGCGGCGCCTGCGCGAGACGGTGTCGTTGCTCGCGGACAGCGAAGACCTGATCAACATCGGCGCGTACGAGCCGGGCAAGAATCCGCGCCTCGACGAGGCGCTGCAGCGCAAGGGGAGTCTCTTCGAGTTCCTGCGCCAGGGGACCGAGGAGGTCACGCCCCCGTCGGAGACGCTGCGCTGGCTCGCGCGCCTCGCCGGCATGAGCGGAGGTGCCAGATGA
- a CDS encoding flagellar hook assembly protein FlgD: MDTSRIQGLGAGASALSAGGAAPTMGKEDFLKLLVAQLGHQDPLKPMENQEFVAQLAQFSSLEQMVNVNSNLQLLQVAQASMTNGQVASLLGKQVEARGDQLAHLQQGPESVNFELGGAATEVTIKITDKTGKLVRTINAGPRSAGVGTCVWDGKDEAGNLVGPGTYGVAVSAKDGSGTPVTASTRFKGMVTGVSYKDGVPVLEIGSTTVQVGDVVAVREAPAKTEKDTKTAP; this comes from the coding sequence ATGGACACGAGCCGCATTCAAGGGCTGGGCGCAGGCGCCTCGGCTCTCAGCGCGGGCGGCGCAGCCCCGACCATGGGCAAAGAGGACTTCCTCAAGCTCCTCGTGGCGCAGCTCGGGCACCAGGATCCGCTCAAGCCGATGGAGAACCAGGAGTTCGTGGCGCAGCTGGCGCAGTTCTCCTCGCTCGAGCAGATGGTGAACGTCAACTCGAACCTGCAGCTCCTCCAGGTAGCACAGGCCTCGATGACCAACGGCCAGGTGGCGAGCCTCCTCGGCAAGCAGGTGGAAGCGCGGGGCGACCAGCTCGCGCACCTGCAGCAGGGACCGGAGAGCGTGAACTTCGAGCTCGGCGGGGCGGCGACCGAGGTCACGATCAAGATCACCGACAAGACGGGCAAGCTGGTGCGGACGATCAACGCGGGTCCGCGCAGCGCGGGGGTCGGCACCTGCGTGTGGGACGGGAAGGACGAGGCGGGGAACCTCGTCGGCCCCGGCACCTACGGCGTGGCCGTGAGCGCGAAGGACGGCAGCGGGACGCCGGTCACCGCGAGCACGCGCTTCAAGGGGATGGTCACGGGGGTGAGCTACAAGGACGGCGTCCCGGTGCTGGAGATCGGGTCGACCACGGTGCAGGTGGGGGACGTCGTGGCGGTGCGCGAGGCGCCGGCGAAAACCGAAAAGGACACCAAGACGGCTCCGTAG
- the fliE gene encoding flagellar hook-basal body complex protein FliE — MLERQASLPPRASEGIQPGGALEGSKATGAAGGETFADLLKQVAATDATANQATQGYANGQHQNLHETMLALEKADISFSLLVSVRNKLLEAYREVMRMG; from the coding sequence ATGCTCGAGCGCCAGGCGTCGCTTCCCCCGCGCGCGAGCGAGGGGATCCAGCCGGGCGGCGCGCTCGAGGGGTCGAAGGCCACCGGAGCCGCCGGCGGCGAGACCTTCGCGGACCTGCTCAAGCAGGTGGCGGCCACCGACGCGACGGCGAACCAGGCCACCCAGGGCTACGCGAACGGGCAGCACCAGAACCTCCACGAGACGATGCTGGCCCTCGAGAAGGCGGACATCTCCTTTTCGCTCCTGGTGAGCGTGCGGAACAAGCTGCTCGAGGCCTATCGCGAAGTCATGCGGATGGGCTAA